GTGATCTGGAAAGAACAGGAGATCATGCAGTAAATATCGTTGAGAGCAGCATGTTTTTAATAGAAAGGCCGAATATTAAGCCTTATATTGACATTCCCAAGATGGGAGAAATAGTAATAAAAATGCTTGGTGACAGCATACGGTCATTTATTGACGAGAACCCTGTGTTAGCCAAGGAAGTCTGTTCAAGCGATGATATTGTAGATGACTTGAAAGATAGAATTGTTGTAGAACTCAGTAAACTTATGACAGAAGACTCAACAACAGTTGACCGGGCCTTGCACCTCTTAAGAATTACGGGCAACCTGGAACGTATTGCGGATTTATCAACCAATATAAGCGAGGAAGTTATGTATATGGTAGAAGGAAGAGTCATTAAACATCATAAGGAGGATGAAACAAATGAAAGAGAATAAACCCTGGTATTCAGGTCAAACACCTATAGGGGATGCTTTTGAGCGTCTTTTTGATACCGCTGGCAATAAAAGTGTTTTAGATATAAAAACAAAAACGCTTATACGCCTTACAGCATCGTCAGTTTTAGGATGCAACCAATGTATAAAAAAATATTCTAAGGATGCGCTCATGCAAGGCATTAGTGAACAAGAAATAACGGAAACCGTACTTATTTCGGCCTTGCAAGCCGCAGAAGCACAATTAATACTCTCAAAAAATTGATAGGAGCTTACATATGCCAAAGATTAAGGTTTTGTTTGTCTGCGTACATAACAGCGCAAGAAGCCAGATGGCTGAAGCCTTTTTAAACGATCTGGCAGGCGATATATTTGAAGCCAAGAGTGCAGGCCTTGAACCCGGGAAATTAAACCCGGTTGTTGTCGAGGTTATGAAAGAAACAGGCATAGATATATCAGGCAAAAAAACACAGGGTGTTTTTGATCTGTTAAAAAAGGGCGAAAGATTTGCTTATGTTATTACCGTCTGTGATGAAGCAAGCGGAGAACGCTGCCCGTTGTTTCCGGGGGTTTCAAAAAAGCTTCACTGGGGGTTTACTGACCCATCTTCTCTAGAAGGCACACCTGATGAAAAGCTTGCCAAAACAAGAGAAATCCGAAACATGATAAAAATAAAAGTTGAAGAATTTATTTCTCAATTAAAACAAGGGAAAAAGGTTTTTTAAGAAAATGAGCACAAAATGCTAAATAATAAAATGGATCATATATTTTCAGGAATTGATATTGGCGGCACAAAGATACGTGTAGGGATCGTCTCGGGTGAAGGAAAGATTATAGCAACATCAAAAACCCCGACGCCAAAAAGCATATCTCCTGTAAGACTTGCAGTATGCATATTTGACCAGTATGAAAAAATATTGAAAGAAAATAATTTGAACAAGAAAAATGTAGCCGGGGTAGGGATAGGCATTCCCGGTATTATTGATATGGATTCAGGCGTTATCGTGCGTGCGCCTAATCTTAATATGTCAGGTGTTAATTTCAGGTCAATATTAAAGAAAAAGTTTAAAATACCTGTAGCTATTGCTAATGATGTAAACCTGGGTTTATTGGGAGAACAGTGGAAAGGCGCTGCAATGGGGGCCAGGAACGCTGTGAGCATATTTGCTGGCACAGGAATAGGCGGCGGTATTTTAATAAATGGCAGGCTTTATACCGGTTGTAACGGGGCAGCAGCTGAAATTGGTCATATGGTCGTTGTTCATGACGGGTTGCACTGTACCTGCGGTAACAACGGGTGTCTTGAAGCTCTTTGCGGCAGATGGGCCATTGAAAGGGATATCAAAAGGGCTGTAAAAAAGGGAAAAGAAACTATAGTGGAAAAAATGCTTGATGGAAACTTCAAAAAGATTAAAAGCAGGATACTGGCTAAAGCCCTTAAGGCTAAAGATCCTGTAGTTACAAGAATAATGAAAGAAGTGTCCCGCCACTTAGGTTCAGCCTGTGTTTCTTTGCGTCATTTGTTTGACCCTGAGGTTATTGTCTTGGGTGGGGGTGTAATAGGAGCTTGCGGGGAATACATGCTTCCAATAATTGAAAAAGCGGTCAATAAAGACAAATTGTTTTCAGGTTTAGGCAAATGTAAAATAGTAGTTTCAGAACTTCAAGATAATGCTGTTATTTTGGGAGCTGTTGCTCTTGTAAAAAAACCAGACTCACTTTCCTGTTGAATACTCTTGCCAGAAGATCGGACTTAAGCTTTCCTGTTTCAACTTCCTTGCTTTTCAAATTTGTTATTAATACATGTACAGATATCTGGTTTTTGATTATATTTGTCTTAACTGCTTTTACTGGAGACTTATGGCTGGAATCAAGGCCGTCCGCGAACCTCAAGATAGCCGCTAATTTTGTAACCAGCTCCTTTGAATTATTGTCCAGGTCTCGAAAATATTTGTGCGTGCTCTTGGGAAGGGCTTTCCTGTGATAGCGGGTAATAAGCCCGATCAGCACACGCTGGTTTTCATACGGAGACACAACCTTGGAAGAGATAATAAAATCGCGCGATGTTTTGTGATGGCGTTTCCTGCCGTCTTTCCAGCCTATGTCATGTAATATAGCGGCTGCCCTTAACATCTCAAGTTCTTTTGGACCCATCCTGTGTAGCTTTTGAAGCTGGTTAAAAAGCGTTACGGAAAGATCGGTTACTTGTAAGGCATGTTTATTATCTGAATTCTTCCAGACTGTTAATAACTGCCATGCTGCCTTTTCTGTAGTGCTTTCTTTAAGATTTCCCATATTCTTTTTCTCCTTTGGTTTGCCCATATGCACATGAACATTTTTCGTGCGCTTTGGCGTTTTGAAAGGCATATCGTATATAAAGAATTATTCTTGCCGATCTTATTGTTTTTGATAAAATTGAGCCAGACATCCATCTCATGCAGATCACCAAGGATATCCTGGATTTTATGTGCGGAAATAATAGGATTATTGAATATATCCTTATTAAAGGGTTTTAAAAGTTCAAGGGTGTATCGAAGATTTTTTGCTGTGATTCGCATCTTATGCAGTTCATTATAATCACCCGTGTTATAAGAAAGCAGTTTATCAATGTAGTCAAGGATCAGTTTTTGTATATTCTGGCCAGTATAACAGTTTGTGCTGTTTTTTAGAGCTTTAAAACAGCTTTTTAGTTCGCTCACAATCCTGTCGTTTGTACTGCTGTCAGTTTTTTTAAATGCTTTATAGGCATGCTTTCTTTGGTGCTTTAAACAGGATAAGGTGCTGGTTTTGAGTGCTTTGTTTAAAGGAAGTGTTTTAAGAAAACTGATCTGAACGTCCAGTTCGCGTATCTTGCCCATAAGCTTGCCTGTCTTCTTGAGGTATTTTCTGTATTTACTATGTTTGTCGTTTTTCATGCAATGCGAGAGCACTTTGAGGGATGCACGAAGCCGTCTTGTGGAAATCCGTGCGGCATGTACAGTTGCTGGCAAATTTCTGGCTTTCAGGAAAGTGTAGTCCTTTAAAAAGTCATTTAAGTAGTTTTCCGCAAAATCTGCGATACGCGGTATATTAACGTTTAACTTCATTTCCATAATATTCAATCAAAAACTCCTGAGCGTTTTTGTGATTTATCTTCCCGGACAGGCGGGTATATGTTCTGCTGTTTCTTAGAACCCTGGTTTTCGCCGTATCTTCCCAGTAGGTGTTTAAGATGAACTTAAGATGGTCTTTGAGTTCGGGGTTAGCAACTTCAAATCCTAATTCGATCCTGCCTTCTAAGTTCCTTTTCATCCAGTCCGAAGAGGCAAGGAATAACCTTTGCTCAGTATTGTTGTTGAATAAAAATATGCGCGTGTGTTCAAGGAAGCGCCCTACTATGCTTCTGACCTCTATAGTGCTGCTTAAGCCTTCAACTCCGGGAACAAGACAACATATACCGCGGACGATCAGGCGTATCTTTACGCCGGCAATCGATGCCTTGTATAGTTTTTCTATTATTGCGGTATCTTCCAGTGAATTCATTTTTGCAAATATAAAGCCGGTGCCGTATTTTTTTTGAAATACGATTTCATTATCTATCAGTTCATAAAAACTTTCTCGTAAATTATAGGGTGCGGCAAATATGCGTTTCCAGTTGGAGGAGACTGAGTAGCCTGTAATAACATTAAAAAGATCGGAAATATCTTTTGCAAAATCATCGTTTGCAGTAAAGTATGACAGATCGGTATAAACGCGAGATGTTATCTCATTGTAATTACCGGTTGAAAGGTGGACATACCTGCGTATCCTGCCTTCCTCATTTCTTACTATCAGAAGCATCTTAGCGTGAACTTTAATACCAGGAATACCATAGATCACGTGACAGCCGGCAGCTTCAAGGTTCTTTGTCCAGCCGATATTCCTTTCTTCATCGAACCTAGCTTTTATCTCAACTATTACTGTTACCTGCTTCCCGCTTTTTGCGGCATCAATAAGAGCTTGAATAATGGCAGAGTCTTCATTAGTCCTGTACAGGGTCATCTTTATTGCCAGAACATCCCTGTCTCTAGCTGCACTTTGTATTAGGTCTATAACCGGCTGGAAAGATTCATACGGGAAATGAATAATGAACTGTTTTTCCTTTATTGAGTCAAAGATATTTTCATATACAAGTTTGGAGGGCACATAGCTCTTGTAGTTAAATTCCGGCCTTAATGCCTGATTCGCCACTTTGAAAAGGTAAGTGAGGTCGAGATCGCCGTCAATGACTCTAACCTGTTCCTTTGGAAAGTCGATGCCTGAACAGATCATATCAAGAAGCTTGTCATTATACTGCTTTTCTACATGGATACTGACAACCTTTGCTTTTGGCCGATTTTTGAGTTCTCTTTCGATTACCTTTCTTATGCTTGAGGTATCCTCTTCGTTCTCCAGCAGTTCACTGTCACGTATAACCCTGAATAAAAAACTGGCGTAGATCTTATACCCTCTGAAAAATATTTCAAGGTTGTTCCGGATAATGTCATCGATCAAAATATAGGAAAATTCATTCTTTTCTGATGGGAGCCTTAGTATCCTGGAGATCGATTTCGGCACTGGTATCAAAGCAAGGTAGTATATGCCGCCTTTTTCAAGGCATACGCCGAAAGTGTTCGATTTTGAGGGAAGGACCGGGAAAGGATGGCTTATGTCAACAGCAACAGGCGTTATGCAAGGGTATAAGGTTGAGTCAAAATATTTTAAAACGAATTTTCCCTGTTCAGCATTAAGCTGTTTATGTTTCAGGATATTTATCCCGTTTTTGTTTAGTTCGCTCTCTTTTATACTTCGGCAGGCATGGTACGCAGCGGCTATCAGGCTGGTAGATCTCGCTATAATCTCATCATGCAGCTGCTGGGGATAATAGCCAAAATCGTCTTTCCTGTTGTAGCCTGCGTCAATAAGGCGCTTCACGCTTGCTAGCCGCACCATAAAGAATTCATCAAGATTATTTGAAAATATCGCCAGAAACCTCAGCCTTTCCAAAAGAGGGTTAGCTGCGTCTTTTGCCTCTTCCAGCACGCGTTCATTGAACATTAACCAGCTTATGTCCCTGTGGATAAATATCTCGGTGTTGTTTTTCATAGTGGAGCCCCTCCGGCAGGAGCCGGAGGCTCCTTCAATAACGCGACCTACTGCGACCACTTCTGCATTGCCTACTCCGCCGTAGTAGCCTTTATGGCTACGAAGGCCGGGCATCCGCCGACAGGAGTCGGCGGATTTCATGTCGCATGTATTAAATATTCCGGACTTTTAATTCGAGTTTTTTTCCTGATATTTCCTCAAACAGGTCCTTCTTGTCACGAAATTCAAGTTTTTCGTTCTCAAAGTTTTCTCCGGTATACGCAGTGATGCTGAGGGCCGGCGAATCAGTAAGTTTAAATTCCAGTTTATCAACTTTTTGCTTGTGGCTTCTATCTAAAGCATTGGCTATCCTTAAAAGCGCGCTTAGTTTTTGAACAAGTATCTGCTTGTCTTTTGAAAGCGAATTATATAAAAGGTGGGATTTCGCTGGAGTGGAACGCCTGTGATAACGCGCAATACAGGCTATTATTTTTATCTCGTCCTGCGCTAAGCGGAACAGATTAAGATTGGAAATTATGTATTCTGAGTGTTTGTGGTGTGATCTGTTGTGAACGAACATGCCTATGTCATGCAGGTATGCGGCGAGAAGCAGATACACCCAGTCCTGTTTTTTAAGGCCCAGCAATTCTTTGAAGTTTTCAAAGAGTGTTGAAGAAAGCTTCACAACGGATTCGATATGGCTGATATCCATACGGTATTTTCTGCATAGTATCGTAGCTATTGAAACAAGCTGGTTGATTTTATTGTATTTCGGTGAATTTTCATAATCCATGATTATGTTCGCAAGGATCGCTTCGGAAAGTGAAGCCTCAAGCATATATACCTGGCCGTTTTTACTCATGCCTGCGAATTGTCTTAAAATAATAGAATACTCAAGAAATGTGGCCGCGGTCTCAAGAGGGATATTAAACTCTTTTGCTATTAAAGAAGGTTTTTTGTCTATCATGATGTTGTTAAGCACTGCTATGGTTTGGGCATCTAACGCATAGAACTTGCCTGATAAGCTTATAGCGGGCAGGATCGCACTAAGATAAGATGCGTACCTTTCATCTATCAATATAACGTCGTCTATCTCCATTTGCTGCAGGTCGCGCTTAAGGTAAGCTAGCTCATTTTCGATCCTGTCTGTTATAGCTTCGCAGTTCTCGCTTGTGCTGCCTCCCAGCTCCTGCATCATCTGGCTTAACCTGAGAGTTCCTAGCGGCAGGCCTGCATTCAGATAGGTAAAGCCCTTATCCATCAGCGCCACGTCAATACTTCCAGAGCCGAGTTCTGCGATAAGGATGCTTTTATCATGGAGCGGATAGGAGTCCTTCAGCTTGCGGTACAAGTAAGAATCAAAATAATATATTATATCACCGGCTGTCAGTACATCTACGACAAACCCCGTTTCCCTGAATATCGTATCGATAAATATGTCCCTGTTCTCAGCCTCTCTGACAGCTGTTGTAGTTACTACCTTGACAGAATCTACGGAGTATTCCTGGAGTTTTTCTTTATATTTTAACAAGATGCTCACTGTTTGGTTTGTTGTCTCATGAGAGATGCGCCTGTGAAAAAAAGTATCATTGCCAAGAGGAACTATATTTTTCAGGGACTCTAAAATACTGATGCCTGGCTCGGCTTTTTCAGCTATCGTTAGTTTTATTGAATAGGTGCCTATATCTATGACAGCTACTCTGATATTGTTTTTCATACTATTATTCTACGAATTAATTGTTAAGTGCGTATTAATTAATTGTTAAAGTTATGTTTAAAGATATTTGGCCTTTTAAGTAAGTAAAAACAAGCCTTAACGAATTATTAATTATTTCTTTATACATTGTTAATAATTTATCCGTATAACTGTATCGCATAAGGAAAATTGTAAAAAAGCAAGTAAAAATACCATTTAAATGAAGAGTTCAGTTAAATACGCAGAAAAGGACAACAAATGCTTTCCAATAAATTACACTTAAAAGCCATTTCGATAGTAGTCTTATCTTTTTTTACATATTCCTTTGTCTTGCAGGAACCATTATTGGCGCTCACGGACCTGTTAGCAAATAAAAAGAATGCTCAAAAACTGGAGGACAGCATAAGCAGGTTTATTCTGCCCTCAGGTTATGGCAGAATAATTGACGGCAACTATAACAATTCCGATACACTTGTCATTTATATTCAAGACCTCCATTGCCATGCCGAAGCGCAAAAAAATATATCTAATATAATAAACTTATTCGATGCACGTTATCCCTTGTCAAAAATCTTTTCCGAAGGCGCCCCTGAAGGCAAGGTTGATACACACCTGCTTTCATCTTTGCCTGATAAAGCAATAAAAAAAATGGTCCTTAATGATCTGCTTTCAGATGGGTTGTTAAGCGGGGCGGAATATTACTCGGTAGCTAAAGACAGGGATATTCTGTACGGGCTTGAAAACTGGGAAATATATCTTTCTAACCTTAACAGGGTAAGGGGCATTTTAGAGAAAAGGGGAAGCTACGCAGGAGAGATCACTAAATTAAGATATAAGGTTACCGGCCTTAAAAAAAAGATGCTTTCTAAAAAAATACAGGAACTGGAATCTTATTTAAATAGCAGCAATGCCCGTAAGGATACAGGCACCTACTACCTGGAGATGGGAAAACTCTGCGATAAATTAGGTATAGCTATAACGGGATACCCAAACCTGGATGTTTACATAAAGCTTCTTAGATCAAATAGCGGAAGAGATAGTAAGAAATTAGAAAAAGAGTTCAAACAGTACTATGGTATGCTTAAACGAATTATCCCGTACAGCCTCTACGGGGTTATGATGCAGAAGCTGAACGATCCTGACAGGTCAGATGAATTTTACCTTTCCTTATCAGAAATCGCAAAAACCTACACTCCGAATATGAGCTATGCTTACCCTGAAATAAACAGCTTTCTTAAATACAAAACTCTGAATTATTGCTTTAACCCCATATATATGCTTTCTGAAGAAAAGCTGCTGAAAAAGAAGATCTTAAATTCATTTTCTGACAGGCTGTTATATAAAGAAATACTTTTTCTATCTGATATGAGCGAGATACTCAATGACCTGCTCAATTTAAAGATAACACCTGACGATCTGGCTACCTTTGAGAATAACTGTGCTAAATATAAGGTCTTGCTCGGCAAGTTCTTTGAAAACAGCGACACAACCGGCCTTACAGCTATGATAGATGAAGAGAATATCCATGAATTCTATAAAACCAATATTCAAAGAGATGATATATTCTATAACAATCTGCTAAAGAACATAAAAAATGAAGCAAGTGGAACCCCTCCGGCAGTCCCGCTCTGCGGGACTTTTATAAGTGACATCCCGCCATTATTAACATTCATCCCCCGTTCCCGGTTTGCGGGAGGGCTTTCTGTGCGGCGGGGTAAAGATTTAAATCAGTCTTTGAAAAGCAATTATGCCACGGTCCTTAATCATTTAAAGGAATTTAAAGAGATCAACGTAGTAGTAACCGGCGGTTTCCATTCAAAAATAACAGAGTTCATTAAAAAGGGCGGAATATCTTATCTTAATATAATACCCAATGTAACCCATGCGGCTGATGAATCCATATATTCAAAAATTCTTACAGATAACTTTGCCTTAAAGGATTTTCTATCTTCTTCGTTCGCTCCTGAATTGCTGGATCTTGGCACTTCAAAACTTAGGATAGAACTGCTTATGTTAAAGTGGACCGAGGAGGCGCACAAGCAGGGTATGTCCGCAGAAGAAATTAAGGCTGAACTGACAAGATGGATGAGTGAAAATCCCTCTATCACAGTAAAACTTGATATTGACAGCATGCTGGCAGACGGCTCAATAAATGTTGTTCTTGACGGAACTAAGGTTGAGCTGCCACAGAAGGGGCCTAAGGGAAGAAATAGAGTTTTAAAGATACCTAAAGCTCTAGCTTCATTTTTTAAGAAAGTATTTTCAAAACGAAAACAGAAGACAACCCTGCCGTATTCCCCGGCTAAAGCAATGCTTAATGATGAATACAGATCATTGGCAAATTCCCTTTCCGGGCCTATGCCGGACCTAGTCCTTGTAATGTCCGGTAATAGCGATATGCGCAAAGAAGCCCTTGAGGAATTATTTGCTAAAAGACCGGAGGTAATGTCGAATGTGCCTTTTGAGGTCATAGGCAATGACGGGGACGGAAGCGGAAGGGCTATTCTTGAAGCATTCAAATATTTAAGTCCTGAAAGGATACGAGGCCTTGGAGAAAGATATCCATCACTGAAAGACAAGAAGATAGAGAACCTCAGGATACTGGTTTTAGCTGTGGACGGCCTGGATAAGGATACGATAAGTGCGCCCCTGCCGGTAAAGATCAACGGGAAAAATATCACTCCTATAGAACTCGCCTTATTAAACGGCCTTAAGGCTGTCCAGAACTTAACCAGAATGGGAAAAGGCGGTATGGTCATCATGGACCCCGCCTCTGTTTATCTTGGACCTGTAAAGCCAACAGGAGATATTACCCTTCTTGGCTCCTATGTGGGTTACGGGCAGATGCTTGAACAGGGGTTAACCTTAATGCTCAATGACGATAAAACCGGCAGAGTACGCAAGCTTTACAACAGGTTTAACGAACAACAGATAAAAAATACCCTTGAGAAAAATGCCATCCGCGGAATGTACCATCTCGGTAACAAAAAACTCAAACAAATGCAATCTATGACCGGAAATATCATTTTAAGCTTTGACAGTCCTGACAAATATGACAGGTTCAACAGGCTTATGGAAGATGTCCGGTCCTGGGTCAATACTAACTATAAAAACAAAGCCCCTCCGGGCTTTGATCTGACAACTCACCTGCTTGTCCCGCTTGTTATGCTTTATAACGGCGAAGACGCTAACGCTTTTTGCGTAAAGCTAAGAGATACCTTCAAAAATGGGGATGACCTCGATTTTTATAAAGATTTTTACTTTGCCCTTTTTGAATTGTATAGGAATAAATTCAATTTAATAAAAGACATTAATATAAAAACCCAGCTTCCTGCAGAGTCCTTATATTCCAGGATCTATACCGGGCAGGACCCTCCTTCAACATATAATGACCAGGTTTTAATGCTCGGAGAAATATCCGTGCCTGAGTTAACTCTGCCGGCCATAACCCAAGCCAAAAAAAACTTTTCCACCCGCTTTAAGAAAATAGAATCTAATACAAAGAAAAGCCCGGCCGCGGACAGTTTAATTCTGTCCGGCCAGAAATCTTCGGAAAGAGATGACAATATTAATCCTGCGCCATGGAATCCCCCGTCTTTAGACGGGGGAGGAATGCGTTCGCATTCGTCCCTGAAGGGCGACAGGTTTAAAGAGCCTTCGGCTTCAGACGGAGGGGTCGCCACTGAAAAACGGCAGAGCAGGGCAGAAACCGGCGTAACAGCCATAGAAAAATCCGAACAACTTCTGGAAGAATGGGCACAGCTGCTTGATGCAAATAAAAAAGATTTTGATCCTGGTGTTTATGATAACATGCTTGAAAAGGCGAAAGGAATAATGCGTTTGACCAGGCTTTCAGAAGAAAGTTTTGGAAATAATAATAAGCCCATGGCTATGCTGTATAGAAAGTTCAGCAGCCTTTCGATCTCTACTGTTGAGCAGTTAGCTGGTATTTTAAACAAGAACCCAGCAGAAGACAAGGAACAGGCGAAATTAGTCCATGTCAGGGATTCTTTTGAAAGCATTTCTGTATACAGCCTTGAGTACCTTCATACGATAGATTTTGCCGTCAATCTTGAGATACTATCAGGCTACATCTATCCCAAGAACGACTGGATGGAAAAATATAAGATAATGCCGCTTAACAGGCTTATATTCGGAATGGCAGATGGTTTTGAAAAGTCAAAACTCGGCCTGGGAAAACAGGTTGATAAGGTTGTGGGCACAGGAAACCTCCTGCTGGACTCCCTGTATGATTACCCTCAAACGAAATCAGAAATAAATATGTATGTACAGGCTCTTGAGCATAAAAACGGGGAGCATTCCTTGGGCCTGGATAAACTATGGAGAAGCAGAAAAGCCATCCAGCGTTCCTCTTCGCTATTCTTAAGCTTTCGCACTATCTTGACCAGCAGTTTATGGGTTGGCGGCACATCCTGTGCGGCCCAGACCGCGCTGGTAGGCGGTAATCCGATTTTAGCTTCTATCTTGTTCTCAATAGTAATTCCTTTGGGCACTGGCATAGTTTTGTCGATTTTTTTGCATCAGTTTTTTATTCAGCAGGGAAGGACAAATGGTTTCTACAACCGGCAGAAAAGAGTTATCAATAAGCATCTTAATCGTAACCCCTGGTTAAAAAAATCAATTGATAGCACAATAAAGGAACTTTCTAGTGTACCCGAAGGCTATTTGCTGGTTCAGAAGCCTGAAGAAAATGCAAAAACAGTGTTTGGCGCTTCAAAAGATTGCCTGGATGCCTGGGGAGATATACTTAAACTGGATAAATTCGATAAAAATGCTCTGGATGCCATCAGAAGCAATGCAGGGGAGCTGATCCGTCTTACACATTTTTCCAATATAATGCTGGTTCCTTTAGAGAGAAAAAAAGCAGTCATTGTTTTTGATATGTTTTTGGAGCTAGCCAAGAAAACTGCAAATAAGATACATAGCCTGCCTGCAGAAGAAAAAGAGAAACTAAAAAATGAAATAGCCTCTTTTTCCCAAATGTATGAATACGCCAACGACTATCTTTATGCCCTGGACTGCGCAAACAACATAGAGGTGCTGTCTATTTATCGGATATCAAAAAACAGCAGGCTATATTTTCTTGAACAGTCTCAGCTTATGAACGTGGTAAGGGCTATTTTCGGCATTTCTGTGGGCATTGTCCTGTCTTCGCTCTTTCTTAGAAAAACCTCAAAAAACCTTGTAACTAAAGGAAACGGGATAATCCCTGGTTTTTATGATGCCGGTAAAATTAGCGGCGAGGTCAATGATTTTATAAAGCAAAACAAATACAGCGTATATTTTGAATTGGGAATGTCTGAAGGCTGGAGAGACAGAAAAATGCTTGCCCGGTTTATACCGCTTATCGTATTTTGGGGCCCTTTTTTAGAATCGTATTTGTTCGGTACACCTTTAACTCCCGGAGGTTTTCTGGTCACGTTCGCTACAGGGCTTGGCCTTTCCCTTGTGCTGCACTGGATACCGATAATTCTTTCTCTATTCAACAAGAACTTCAGCCGCAATAAAAAAATCATAAGATCAATAAAAAGGCCTCCAGTTTTTGAAACAGAAGCCGAGGGCATACTCCGCAATGAGTATCAGGAGCTGCTGGAATCTTTTAACAACGAGAAACCGGATCTTGTTTTTATTGTGGCAGACACAGATGAAGGGCTTCAAGCCCATTTAAAAGCTATATTACCGCATAAAACCTGGGATCAGTTCTCCGTGCCTTTTGTTTTTATTAAAAATACAGGCAAAGGCAATGGCAGTACATTGTTGGAAGTATTTGAACCTCTGAAAGCTGATAAATTTTCCAGATTGGCAGAGAAATATCCTTCATTGAGAGGCAAGGATATCGGAAAATTAAGGATAGTGGCCTTAAATATTAACGGTATGACTGAGCGCTCGCTCGGACAGGCTCTCCCTGCCAGGATAAATGAAACTAGTTTGACTGTGCTTGAGCTTGCTCTCCTCAACGGGCTTAAGGCACTTCGGAGTTTACGCCAGGAAAACAGGGGCGGTATGGCTATTATCGACCCGAGCAGCATATATCTGGGGCCTATCAAGCGCACGGGAGATATAACTTTGCTGGGTTCAAACGTAAGCTACTCTCAGATGCTGGGACAGAGTTTAACATTAATGATAGAAGAACGTAAAACAGGAAAGATCGATAAAATATATCATGAATTCAATAATGAAGAAGTAACCAACATGCTTGCAAAAAAGGGTTTGAACAGTATGTATGACCTTAACAACAAGCAGGTTAAACAGTTGAAAGCGCTTACCGGAAATATGATCGTTAGTTTTGACGACCCGGATAAATTCAATAAGTTTATTGACCTTTTAGGCACTATTAAGTATAAAATGATTTCTCAATATGGGAATAAGGTGCTTCCTGAGATTGATTTGATGCCCCATCTAATAATTCCCTTCTTAATGTTATCTAAGAATGAAGATCCTCTGGCATTTTGCATGAAATTAAGAAAAAAC
The Candidatus Liberimonas magnetica DNA segment above includes these coding regions:
- a CDS encoding arsenate reductase ArsC; this encodes MPKIKVLFVCVHNSARSQMAEAFLNDLAGDIFEAKSAGLEPGKLNPVVVEVMKETGIDISGKKTQGVFDLLKKGERFAYVITVCDEASGERCPLFPGVSKKLHWGFTDPSSLEGTPDEKLAKTREIRNMIKIKVEEFISQLKQGKKVF
- the ppk1 gene encoding polyphosphate kinase 1 → MPGLRSHKGYYGGVGNAEVVAVGRVIEGASGSCRRGSTMKNNTEIFIHRDISWLMFNERVLEEAKDAANPLLERLRFLAIFSNNLDEFFMVRLASVKRLIDAGYNRKDDFGYYPQQLHDEIIARSTSLIAAAYHACRSIKESELNKNGINILKHKQLNAEQGKFVLKYFDSTLYPCITPVAVDISHPFPVLPSKSNTFGVCLEKGGIYYLALIPVPKSISRILRLPSEKNEFSYILIDDIIRNNLEIFFRGYKIYASFLFRVIRDSELLENEEDTSSIRKVIERELKNRPKAKVVSIHVEKQYNDKLLDMICSGIDFPKEQVRVIDGDLDLTYLFKVANQALRPEFNYKSYVPSKLVYENIFDSIKEKQFIIHFPYESFQPVIDLIQSAARDRDVLAIKMTLYRTNEDSAIIQALIDAAKSGKQVTVIVEIKARFDEERNIGWTKNLEAAGCHVIYGIPGIKVHAKMLLIVRNEEGRIRRYVHLSTGNYNEITSRVYTDLSYFTANDDFAKDISDLFNVITGYSVSSNWKRIFAAPYNLRESFYELIDNEIVFQKKYGTGFIFAKMNSLEDTAIIEKLYKASIAGVKIRLIVRGICCLVPGVEGLSSTIEVRSIVGRFLEHTRIFLFNNNTEQRLFLASSDWMKRNLEGRIELGFEVANPELKDHLKFILNTYWEDTAKTRVLRNSRTYTRLSGKINHKNAQEFLIEYYGNEVKR
- a CDS encoding carboxymuconolactone decarboxylase family protein yields the protein MKENKPWYSGQTPIGDAFERLFDTAGNKSVLDIKTKTLIRLTASSVLGCNQCIKKYSKDALMQGISEQEITETVLISALQAAEAQLILSKN
- a CDS encoding ROK family protein, whose protein sequence is MLNNKMDHIFSGIDIGGTKIRVGIVSGEGKIIATSKTPTPKSISPVRLAVCIFDQYEKILKENNLNKKNVAGVGIGIPGIIDMDSGVIVRAPNLNMSGVNFRSILKKKFKIPVAIANDVNLGLLGEQWKGAAMGARNAVSIFAGTGIGGGILINGRLYTGCNGAAAEIGHMVVVHDGLHCTCGNNGCLEALCGRWAIERDIKRAVKKGKETIVEKMLDGNFKKIKSRILAKALKAKDPVVTRIMKEVSRHLGSACVSLRHLFDPEVIVLGGGVIGACGEYMLPIIEKAVNKDKLFSGLGKCKIVVSELQDNAVILGAVALVKKPDSLSC
- a CDS encoding HD domain-containing protein, whose protein sequence is MGNLKESTTEKAAWQLLTVWKNSDNKHALQVTDLSVTLFNQLQKLHRMGPKELEMLRAAAILHDIGWKDGRKRHHKTSRDFIISSKVVSPYENQRVLIGLITRYHRKALPKSTHKYFRDLDNNSKELVTKLAAILRFADGLDSSHKSPVKAVKTNIIKNQISVHVLITNLKSKEVETGKLKSDLLARVFNRKVSLVFLQEQQLPK
- the phoU gene encoding phosphate signaling complex protein PhoU, with product MLEERLVNLKKELIEYATIVESMVDKSIKGLSQKDKNILIEVIKRDEPKVNNYEIEIDELCTNLIAQYKPSAKNLRTLLMILKMGGDLERTGDHAVNIVESSMFLIERPNIKPYIDIPKMGEIVIKMLGDSIRSFIDENPVLAKEVCSSDDIVDDLKDRIVVELSKLMTEDSTTVDRALHLLRITGNLERIADLSTNISEEVMYMVEGRVIKHHKEDETNERE
- a CDS encoding CHAD domain-containing protein, whose protein sequence is MEMKLNVNIPRIADFAENYLNDFLKDYTFLKARNLPATVHAARISTRRLRASLKVLSHCMKNDKHSKYRKYLKKTGKLMGKIRELDVQISFLKTLPLNKALKTSTLSCLKHQRKHAYKAFKKTDSSTNDRIVSELKSCFKALKNSTNCYTGQNIQKLILDYIDKLLSYNTGDYNELHKMRITAKNLRYTLELLKPFNKDIFNNPIISAHKIQDILGDLHEMDVWLNFIKNNKIGKNNSLYTICLSKRQSARKMFMCIWANQRRKRIWEILKKALQKRQHGSY